CAGGATCTCGCCCAGCAGCGGGATCAGCGACTCGGCGCCCTCCAGGGAGAACCGCTTCTGCCCGACGTACTTGGTCTGCAGGAAGGTCTCGAACGCCTCGGCGGCGTTGAGCCGGTTGAGCACGTGCTTCTGCTCGTCCGGGTTGGGCTTCTCGTACTTGCGCTCGATCCGCTCCTGGATCCAGCGCCGCTCCTCCGGGTCCTGGATGTGCATGTACTCGATGCCGACCCGGCGGCAGTACGAGTCGCGCAGCACACCGAGGATCTCGCGCAGCTTCATCCGCTGCTTGCCGGCGAAGCCGTTGACCGGGAACACCCGGTCCAGGTCCCACAGGGTCAGCCCGTGCTGGAGGACGTCCAGGTCCGGGTGCTTGCGGATCTTGAACTCGAGCGGGTCGGTGTCGGCCATCAGGTGGCCGCGCACCCGGTACGCGTGGATCAGCTCGTGCACCCGCGCGGTCTTGTTGATCTGGCCCTCGGAGTCGACGGCGACGTCGCGCACCCAGCGCACCGGCTCGTAGGGGATGCGCAGCGAGGTGAAGATCTGGTCGTAGAAGCCGCGCTCGCCGAGCAGCAGCTCGTGCATCACCTTGAGGAACTCGCCGGACTGCGCGCCCTGGATGATCCGGTGGTCGTACGTGCTGGTCAGCGTGATGATCTTGCTGACCGCCAGCTCGGCCAGGGTCGCCTCGCTCATGCCCTGGTAGGGCGCCGGGTATTCCATGGCGCCGACGCCGACGATGGCGCTCTGCCCCTGCATCAGGCGCGGGATCGAGTGGACGGTGCCGATGCCGCCCGGGTTGGTCAGCGAGATCGTGGTGCCGGCGTAGTCCTCCATGGTCAGCTCGTTGCGGCGGGCACGCCGGACCACGTCCTCGTACGCCTGCCAGAACTGCCGGAAGTCCATCTGCTCGCAGGCCTTGATGGACGGGACCACGAGGTTGCGGGAGCCGTCCGGCTTGGCCAGGTCGATCGCGATGCCCAGGTTCACGTGCTCCGGGCGGACCACGGCCGGCTTGCCGTCGACCTCGGCGAAGGAGTTGTTCATCTCCGGGTGCTCGACCAGCGCCCGGACCATCGCGTACCCGATCAGGTGGGTGAAGCTGACCTTGCCGCCGCGCCCGCGGGCGAGGTGGTTGTTGATCACGATGCGGTTGTCGACCAGCAGCTTGGCCGGGACGGCGCGTACGCTGGTCGCGGTCGGCACGGCCAGCGAGGCGTCCATGTTCTGCACGATCTTGGCGGCCACGCCGCGCAGCGGGGTGGTGCCGGCGGCGCTGACCGTCGGCGCCTTGGCGACCGGCTTTGCCGGGGCGGCCTTCGCGGCCGGCTTGGCGGCGGGCTTCTCGGCCGGCTTTGCCGGGGCGGGGGCCGACCTGGCCGCCGGCTTCTGGGGGGCCGGCTGCTGGGTGACGGCGGCGACCGCCTCCTGCTGCTCGGCCGGCTCCGGCGCGGCGGCCGGCTTGGCCTGGCCGTCGGCCGGGCGCGGGGTCGCGGCACCGGGCGCGGGTCGGTAGTCGGCGAAGAAGTCGTGCCAGGCCGAGTCGACGCTCGATGGGTCGGCGAGGTAGCGCTGGTACATCTCCTCGACGATCCATTCGTTCGGGCCGAAACCCGCCAGTGGGTTCTCCTGCGAAGTCTGCTGGGTCGACACGGCCGGTAATCGCCTCTTTCACGCGGGTTCGTATGTCACGCGGTGTCCGCCGCTGCCGGAAACGGGGCGCACGGAAGACGGTCCCAGGCTACGCCGTACGGATGCGGCTGGCATTCTCGCCTCCGGCTGGTGGTCCGTTTCACAGAAGATGCCAGAAGTTCGGCAAACGCTGCGTGTCCCGGCGACTCCTGCTAGATGCCGGACGGCCCCGGGGCGGCGGTCACCGCCGCGCCCGGGGCCATCCGACGACCGGTCAGGAGATGTCGCGCCGCCGGGTGATCAGGACCCCGAAGACGCCGCTGACCAGCGCGTAACCGACCAGTACCAGGGCGCCCACCCACCAGTCGGGAGTCAGCTCGGTGCTGCTTCCGCTGATCATCACCTGGGACGCCACGGCCGGCCAGACGACCTGCCACTTCACCACCGCCTGGCTGTCCAGCCAGTTGGAGAGCAGGAAGAAGAGCAGCTGCACCACCTGGGTGCCGACCAGGTAGAGCACCGCCGCGGTGATCACCGCGCCGAGCTGGTTGGGGATCAGCGTGCCGATGCCCACCCCGAGGATCGTCCAGATCGCGTACGCCAGCAGGTTGAGCAGCAGCGCGCGGTGCACCGTCCACTCGCCGAGCTGGGCGCCGTGCCCGTCGGCGCTGAGGAAGATCGCCCCGGCGGCCAGGTCGATCACCGTGGTGGCCAGCCAGAAGCCGAAGCCGAGCAGGGAGGCCGCGCCGAGCTTCGACAGGATCACCGAGGTGCGCCGCGGCGTGGTGAGGAAGGTGGTGGTCGCCGTCTGGTGGAAGAACTCGTTGGTGACCATCAGGATGCCGATCAGCATCACGAAGAGCAGGCCCAGGTACTGACCCGAGGTGTAGAGGTTGGCCGCCTGGCCGGCGGCGCTCGCCTGCTCCCCGCTGACCCCGAAGTCCTCGGCGTGGCCGCTGAGCACCTGGTGGGCGAGCCAGGCGTTGACCGCGAAGGCCAGGGCGGTCGCCAGGAACGCCCCGATGCCGAGCAGCCACCAGGTGCTGGTCGTACGGATCTTGAGCAGTTCGGACCGGACCAGGTTCATCGGATGTCCGCCTTTCCGGCCGTCAGCTCGAGGAAGACCCCTTCCAGATCGGGGCGTTCGGTGGTCAGCTCGTGCAGCTCCACCTTGGCGGCCAGCGCGGTCCGACCCACGGTGGGCGCGTCCACCCCGCTCACCAGCAGGGCGCCGTGCTCGTCGGTGTCCACCGTGGCGGCCTGCTCGCGCAGCGCCGCGACCAGCTCCGCCGCCTGCGGGGTGCGGACCCGCACCCGGACGCCGTGGGCCATCGAGCCGATCACCTGCTCCACCGGCCCCTGCCGGACCAGCTTGCCGGCCGCGATGATCACCACGTCGTCCGCGAGCAACTGCATCTCCGACAGCAGGTGGCTGGAGACCAGCACGGTCCGGCCCTCGGCGGCCAGCCCCTTGAGGAAGCCGCGCATCCACCGGATGCCCTCCGGGTCGAGGCCGTTGGCCGGCTCGTCGAGGATCAGCACCCGCGGGTCGCCGAGCATCGCGGCGGCGATGCCGAGCCGCTGCTTCATGCCCAGCGAGTAGCCCTTGAACTTGCGCTTCGCCGCCGGGGTGAGCCCGACCAGCGCCATCGCCTCGTCGGCCCGGTACGCCGGGAGGCCGGCCGCCGCGCAGATCACCCGGAGGTGGTTGATCCCGGTGCGGCCCTTGTGCGCGCTGGACGCCTCCAGCACCGCGCCCACCGAGCGCAGCGGGTCGGTCAGGTCGGCGTACCGCCGACCGCCGATGGTCGCCGTGCCAGCCGTCGGGGTGACCAGGTTGAGCAGCATGCGCAGGGTGGTCGTCTTGCCGGCGCCGTTCGGGCCGAGGAAGCCGGTCACCCGCCCCGGCTCGACGGTGAAGGACAGGTCGTCCACCGCCCGGACTTTCTTGTACTGCTTGGTCAGTCCGGACACCACGATCTGGCCGGACCCGGCGCTGGGGCTCCTTTGCCCGTCGGACATCGTTCTCCTCTCCTGCCACGGCGCGCGGGCGCGCCGGTGGGGACGCCGCTGCGGGGCGCCGGGCCCAGCCTGGCAAGGCCGCGCAAGCTGGTCAATCAGGCGCTGTCCGTAGTCCCGTCTCCGTCCTGGGCAGGAGGTGATCATCCCCAGGGAGGAGACGTCAGGCCGGCGGCAGCGCGATCCAGGTGGCCCGGGCGTACCCGAGCAGGGCGCCGTCCGGGCCGTAGAGGCTGGAGTGGACCTCCGCCTTGCGCCCCTCGCCGCCGATCGTCGCGCCGGTGACCACGCACTCGTCGCCGGGCGCGGGCAGCCCGGCGACCACGGCGGCGATCCGGCCGAGGACGTACGGGCGGCCCGGCGCGATCACCGCCCAGCCGCCGGGGCAGTCCAGCGCGGCCCAGACCGTAGCCCGGACCACCCGCTCGGGCGCCCGGAACGGGGCGGCGGTCCGCCCGTCGGGCAGCCGGCCGGGAAAGATCCGCAGCCCGTCCGGGTTCGCCGGGCCGCAGACGTGGCAGCCGGGGAAGGGGTGGTCCACCAGACCGGGGTACGTCTTCGCGGCAGCCGCCGCCGTGGCCGCGTCCACCGGGGGCACCACGGCGGTGAACGGCTCGACCCGGCGTACCTGCGCGACGACCTGGCCGTCCGGGTCGCGGATCTCCCCGTCGACCGCGCGCAGCGGGGTCTCCAGCGGCGGCGGCCGGCGCAGCGTGACCTCCACCGGGCCGCGGTCGTCGAGCGCTGCCGCGAAGACGCCGGCGCTCCAGCCGCCGTTGCCGGAGCCGGGCGGGCCGGCGAAGCGGGACTCGATGATCATGTACGCCCTCCGGGCTGGTCCGGGCTCCGGCCGCGTCGCCGGGCACCGCCCCGGCAGCCTCGCACGCCCGTTCCGGCCCCGCCGCACCGGCCGGCGCCGGCCCGCCGCGCCGCTCGGTGGCGGTCCGCCGCAGGTGAACGGGCGGACCCGAGCGCCGGGTGGCGTTCACCGAATCGACACCCCTCACCCCGCAGCCGGCAACCCGAGGCCCTTACACAGATACCCATGGCCGTACTGCACGCCGCTGGCGCACCCCTGACGACCAGCGGATACACCCTGCTGATCGCCGACGACCCCACCCTGGTCGCGGCCGCGCAACGCCTGCGCCACCAAGTGTTCGCCACCGAGCTCGGCGCTACCCTGCACCCGGGCGCCGCCGGGCTGGACACCGACGACTTCGACGCCCACTGCGACCACCTGATCGTCGTGCACGACAGCACCGCCGAGGTGGTCGGCACCTACCGGCTGCTGCCGCCCGGGCGCACCGACCGCCGGTACGCCGCGGGCGAGTTCGACCTTGCGGCGCTCGACCCGCTCCGCGACGACCTGGTCGAGGCCGGCCGGTCGTGCGTGCACCCGGACCACCGGTCCGGCGCGGTGATCAACCTGATGTGGGCCGGCATCACCCGGTACCTGCACCTGCGCGGGTCGCGTTGGCTCGGCGGCTGCGCCTCGGTGCCGGTGGCCGACGGCGGGTCGGCCGCCGCCGAGGTGTGGGCCCAGGTCCGCGCCCGGCACCTGGCGCCGCCGCCGCTGCGGGTCCGCCCGCTGCGCCCGTGGTTCGCCGAGGCGCCGGTCGCCGTCGACCCGGCCACCCTGCCGCCGGCCGAGCGTCGCGCGCTGGTCCCGCCGCTGCTGCGCGGGTACCTCCGGCTCGGCGCCTGGGTCTGCGGCGAGCCGGCGTACGACCCGGACTTCGGGGTGGCCGACTTCTACGTGCTCTTCTCGCTGGACCGGATGAACCCCCGCTACCTGCGCCACTTCCTCGGTGGGGAGCAGTGATGACCGTCGACGGTCTCTGGCGGCCCGCCTCCGGCTGCGGCCCGGACTGCCTGCCGCTCGTGGTGGAGCCGACCGTGCCGGCCCTGCGCCGGGCCGGCCGGCTGGTGGGCGTACTCGGCATGCTCGTGCTCGGGGTCGGGCTGGCCGGCCTGCTCGCGGTGCTGCCCGCCGGGGAGCGCGACGCCGCGGTGCGCGGCTGGGCCCGGGGGACGCTGCGGGCCCTCGGCATCCGGCTGGTGGTCCGGGGCCGGCTGCCACGCCGGCCTGCCCTACTGGTGGCCAACCACGTCTCCTGGCTGGACGTGCTGGCGGTGCTGGCCGTCGCGCCGGCCCGGATGCTGGCGAAGCGGGAGGTGCGGACCTGGCCGCTGGTGGGTCAGCTCGCCGCCGCGGCCGGGACGATTTTCGTGGATCGGGCGCGCCCCCGCGAGCTGCCGGCCACGGTGGGCCGGGTCGCGGCCGCGCTGCGCGCCGGTCACCCGGTCGCGGTCTTCCCCGAGGGGACCACCTGGTGCGGCGAGGCGGCCGACTGCCGGCCGGGCCGGGGGTTCCGGCCGGCCATGTTCCAGGCGGCGGTGGACGCCGGGGCGCCGGTGGTGCCGCTGCGGCTCGGCTACGGGTGCGGCGCGACCGGCACGGCGACGACGGCGGCGGCCTTCCTCGGCGACGAGACCCTCTGGGACTCGGTACGCCGGGTGCTGGCGGCCCGCGACCTGACCCTGTCGGTGGCGGTGACCGCGGCGCTGCACCCGGCCGTGGACGCGGACCGCCGGCTGCTGGCCCGGGCCGCCGAGTCGGCGGTGCACCTCGTCCCCGGCGCCCGGCGCCCGGCCCCGCCCGTGCCGGTGCGGGACCTGGACCTGGCGGCCTGACGGATCCCCGACTCGGGACAGTCTTGATACGTCGCGATGTATCGCGTTAGGCTCTCCTCGTCGCTCGACGTGCCGCGGACCGGTACGTCACCGAGGGGAGGACGTCGTGGCCAGCTGGACGGTCGACAGCCCGCAGCGGATCACTCTGGACGAGCCGGTCACCCGGCTCGAGGTACGCCTGATCACCGGCCGGCTCAACGTGGTCGGCACCGACGGCCCGGCCCGGGTCGACGTCACCCGGGTCGGCCGGCGGCCGGTCATCGTGGAGCACCGGGACGGCCGGCTGCACGTCGGCCACGAGCGGATCCCGCGCTGGCCGGGGTTCCTCTGGTGGCTCGGTCAGCTCGGCCGCCGGTTCCGGGCCGAGGTGTCCATCGCCGTACCGGCCGACGTGCTGGCCGACCTGCGCCTGATCGACGGCTCACTGGTCGCCTCCGGCCTGCGCCGCGAGACACAGGTGGACGTCACCTCCGGGCAGATCACCCTGATGGGGCTCCGCGGCCGGACTGCCGCGAAGATCATCTCCGGTCCGGTGGAGGCGCTCGGGGTGGCCGGCGACCTGACCATGGAGACCGTGTCCGGAGAGGTGATCCTCGCCGACAGCGCCGCCGGGCGGGTGCAGGCGAACACCGTCTCCGGGGCGATCACCTGCGACCTGGACAACCCCCGGCGCAGCGAGATCCGGCTCAGCACCATCTCCGGCAGCGTCACCGTCCGGGTCCGCGAGGACAGCGACCTCGCCGTCCACCTGCACACCACCTCCGGCCGGATCACCAGCGGCTTCCCCCAGGTACGCGGCGCCGGCGGGTTCGGCGCGACCAAGGACAGCCACGGGGTCCTCGGCGCGGGCGACGGTAAGCTCTGGGCGTCCGCGACGTCGGGCAGCATCGCGCTGCTGGCCCGGCCGGTGGACGAGACCGACGAGGTCGACGAGGAGGAGCTGCCGTGACCGCCGTGTTCAGTCACGGGCGGCTCCGGCTCTACTTGCTCAAGCTCCTCGACGACGGTCCCCGGCACGGCTACGAGCTGATCCGGCTGCTGGAGGACCGCTTCCTCGGCCTGTACGCGCCGAGCGCCGGCACCATCTACCCCCGGCTGCAGCGGCTGGAGGTCGAGGGACTGGTCACCCACACCGCCGCCGGCGGGCGCAAGGTCTACGAGATCACCGACGCGGGCCGGGCGGAGCTGCGGCAGCGCGCCGGTGAGCTGGCCACCCTGGAATCGGACATCACCGCCTCCGTCGAGGACCTCTCCGCCCTGGCCGGCGAGATCCAGACCGAGGTACGCGGCTCGGTGCGTGACCTCAAGCGCGAACTGCGCGAGGCGACCCGGCAGACCCGGCAGAGCCGGGCGGCCCGGTGGGAGCCGCCGCCCGCCCGGCCCGCCACCAACGGAACCCCGCAGCCGGCCGAATCACCGCTGCTCGCCGAGTTCGACCAGCGGCTCGCCGCGTTCACCGTCGAGGTCGGCGCGCTGGTCCGGGCCGGCCGGCTCAGCGACAGCAAGCTGCGGACCGCGATCCGGGTGCTGGACGGGGCGCTGGACGGGCTGCGCCGGCTGCTCCGCTGACGGCCGTCCCCGGCCCGGCGGGCTCGGGGCCGGGCTCACAGGTTGTTTCCAGGAACCGCCCAGCGTCGCCGCAGCGAGAGCGCGGATGATGGGCCACATGGTGGCTACCCAGACCGAGGCCCGACTGCTCGTCGTCGAGGACGATCCCAACATCCTCGAACTGCTCTCCGCGAGCCTGCGCTTCGCGGGCTTCGACGTGGCCACCGCGACCAGCGGCAGCGCGGCGCTCAACGCCGCCAAGGACCACCGGCCCGACCTGGTGGTGCTCGACGTGATGCTGCCCGACCTGGACGGCTTCGAGGTCATCCGGATGCTCCGCGAGGGCGGCACGCGTACCCCGGTGGTCTTCCTGACCGCGCGGGACGCCACCGACGACAAGATCCGCGGGCTGACCCTGGGCGGGGACGACTACGTCACCAAGCCGTTCAGCCTGGAGGAGCTCACCGCCCGGATCCGCGCCGTGCTGCGGCGTACCGCCACCGGGGAGCAGGCGCCGTCCCGGCTCACCTTCGCCGACCTGGAACTGGACGAGGAGACCCACGAGGTGCACCGGGCCGGTCAGCGGGTGCAACTCTCGCCGACCGAGTTCAAGCTGCTGCGCTACCTGATGCTCAACGCCAACCGGGTGCTCTCCAAGGCGCAGATCCTCGACCACGTCTGGAACTACGACTTCCGGGGCGACGACAACATCGTCGAGTCCTACATCTCGTACCTGCGGCGCAAGGTCGACAACACCCAGCCCCGGCTGATCCACACCCTGCGCGGGGTGGGCTACGTGCTGCGCAAGCCGGCGGCGTGAACACGCTCGAGCAGGCGAAGGGACGGCTGCGCAGCGTCCCGCTCCGCGTCAAGCTGGTCACCTCGGTGCTGGCCCTGGTGGCCGCCGCCCTGGTCGTGATCAGCGCACTCACCACCTACTTCCTCCGGGACTACCTGATCGCCCAGGTGGACGAGCAACTCCGCGGCGACACCGTGAGCGTCGCCCGGGCGCTGGACCAGGCCGGCGGAGGGCGACTCCTGGTCAACATCCCCTCCGACTACGTGGCCGCACAGGCCACCCCTGCCGACGGCGTGCAGGAACCCTCGCGCTACTCAGAGATGAGCACCGAAGAGCTGCCGCGCTTTCCCGTGGACTATGCCGGCTACCAGGCGCGGGTGGGTGAGCCGTTCACCGTGCGTTCCGAGGACGGCCGCACCCGCTGGCGGATGCTCTACACCGACCTCGGCAACGGCCGCATCATCGCCTTCGGACAGCACCTCACCGACGTCGACCTGGCCGTCAAGCGCCTGATCTGGATCGACCTGCTGGTCGGCGGGGCGGTGATGATCATCCTGGCCTCGGTCGGCGCGGCGATCGTCCGGACCAGCCTGAAACCGCTGGTGGAAATCGAGCGCACCGCCGCCGCCATCGCGGGCGGTGACCTGACCCGGCGGGTGCCCGACCCGGAGGAGGGGCGGCCCTGCCCCACCTCGGAGCTGGGCCGGCTGTCCCGGGCGCTGAACGCCATGCTGGCCCAGATCGAGGCCGCCTTCACCGCCCGCGCCGCCTCCGAGGCAGCGGCCCGCAGCGCCGAGGTCAGTGCCCGGGACGCGGCGGCGGCGGCGCAGGCCTCCGAGGCGCGGGCCCGACGCTCCGAGGAGCGGATGCGGCAGTTCGTCGCGGACGCCTCGCACGAGCTGCGCACCCCGCTGACCACCATCCGGGGCTTCGCCGAGCTGTACCGGCAGGGCGCGGCCCGCGAGCCGGAGCAGACCGCCGGCCTGCTGCGCCGGATCGAGGACGAGGCGGCCCGGATGGGGCTGCTCGTGGAGGACCTCCTGTTGCTCGCCCGGCTGGATCGGGAACGGCCGATCGCCCTGGCCCCGGTGGAGCTGCCGGTGCTGGCCGGCGACGCGGTGCAGGCCGCCCGCGCCGTCGCCCCGGAGCGGCGGATCGAACTGGACATCGAGCCGGGCGCCGGTGCGCTGGTGGTGCACGGCGACGACGCCCGGCTGCGCCAGGTGATCGGCAACCTGATGACCAACGCGCTCACCCACACGCCGCCGGACACCTCGGTGACCCTGCGGCTGCGTACCGAGCCGGGCAACCTGGCCGTGGTGGAGGTCGCGGACACCGGTCCGGGGCTGACCCCGGAGCAGGCCGAGCGGGTCTTCGAGCGGTTCTACCGGGCCGACGCGGCGCGGACCCGGCGGCCCAGTGGGGCCACCAGCACCGGGCTGGGGCTGGCCATCGTCTCGGCGCTGGTCGCGGCCCACCACGGCACCGTGGAGGTGGCCGAGACGCCCGGCGGCGGGGCAACCTTCCGGGTCAAGCTGCCGCTGCTGCCGGGGGCACCGGACCAGTCCGACTGACTTTCAGAAAACATTCAGGCACGTTCCAGGCTGATCGCAGTGCCAGGGGAGAAGGTGGTCCCATGACCGAGTACGAGACCGACCCGCAGCGGTCGCCGGCTCCCGCCGACGCCGAGCCGTCGCAGCCCATCGCCGAGCTGTCCCGCGTCGAGAGCGGGCAGTCCGACCCCACCACCCCGGCCGCCGCGCCGGTTCCGGCCGACTCCCCGGCCGCCGGAACCTCCGCCGCCCCGGAAGCCACCGCCGCCGCCCCGGAACCCGGCCCCACCGCCGCCTTCGAGGCCGGCCGGCCGGAGGGAGCGGCTCCCGCCAGCCCGTACGCGCCGCCGACGGCGACCCCGTCCGCCCCGCCCTACCCGGTCTCAGGGCAGCCGCAGCCGGGCACGCCCTGGTACGGCGGCCAGCAGCAGACCGGCTGGGCCGCCGGAGCGCACCAGGGCGGAACGGGCTACCCGCCGCACGTCGGCGGGCCGGTCCCGCCGTACCTGGGGCACCAGGCCTACCAGCCGCACCACCCGGGCCAGCCGCACCACCCGGGCCAGCCGGTCCCGCCGTGGGGCCCGGCGCCGGCGGCCCGCCCGAGCCGGGCGGGCAAGTTCGTCGGCGCGGGCGCGCTGGTGCTGGCGCTGATGTTCGGCTCCGGCGTGGCCGGCGGCGCCCTCGCCCTCGCCCTCGACGGCGACTCGGGCGGCGTCACCCGCACCTACTCGGCGGCCCCGGTGCTCAACAGCGCGGACCTGCCGAAGATCGCCGCCGCCGTCCAGGACAGCGTGGTCTCGATCATCACGGACAACGGTGAGGGCTCCGGGGTGATCCTCAGCGCCGACGGTTTCGTGCTGACCAACAACCACGTGGTCGCCTCCGCCACCGGCGACACGGTGAAGGTGGTCTTCGCCGATGGCAAGACCGCGCAGGCGAAGATCATCGGCACCGACCCGAAGACCGACCTGGCGGTGGTCAAGGCCAGCGGGGTGAGCGGCCTGAAGGCGGCCAAGTTCGGCGACAGCGACGGGATGCAGGTCGGCGACCAGGTGCTCGCCCTGGGCAGCCCGCTCGGCCTGCAGGGCTCGGTCACCGCGGGCATCCTCAGCGCCCGGGACCGCACCATCCAGGCCGGCGAGGAGGGCCAGCAGCAGAACCCGGGGCAGGCCGCCAGCTCGATCTCCGGACTGCTCCAGACCGACGCCCCGATCAACCCGGGCAACTCCGGTGGCGCGCTGGTCAACACCCGGGGCGAGGTGATCGGCATCAACACCGCGATCGCCACCGCCGGGCAGGGCAGCAACGGCAACATCGGCGTCGGCTTCGCCATCCCGAGCAACAAGGCCAAGAACGTCGCCGAGAAGCTCCAGCGCGGCGAGAAGGTCAGCCACCCCTCGCTCGGCGTCAGCGTCAACGCCGCAGAGGACGGCGGGGCGCTGGTCGCCGCGGTCACCCCGGGCAGCGCCGCCGAGAAGGCCGGGCTCCAGCGGGGCGACGTGATCACCAAGTTCGGCGACAAGGCGATCAACGACTCCAACGACCTGGTCGGCGCGGTCCAGTCCGGCAAGGTGGGCGACCGGGTCGAGGTGCAGTACAAGCGGAACGGATCGGCGCAGACGGCAACCGTGACGCTCGCCGAGACGTCATAGGGGATTGACGCGCCGAGAGGCGCCTACCGGGGATACAGACCTTCCTCCGCCAGGCGGCGGGTGACGGAGCCAAGGGGGTTGGCTCCGTCACCCGCCGCCTTTTTCGTCCCCGCTCACCCGCACCGGGTGAACCCGGCTCACCCCGGGTGGCGGCATCCTCGACGGACGGGAACCGTACGGGGAGGGGACGTCATGACCACCGCAGCCGCCGTCCGCACCGATCCGGAGATCCAGCGGGACGTGCTCGACGAGCTCGACTGGGACGCCCAGACGCAGCCCACCGAGATCGGCGTGACGGTCTCCGCCGGCGTGGTCACGCTCACCGGCTGGGTGGACAGTTACGCCCGCCGCTGGGCGGCCGAGCGCTGCGCGCACCGGGTACGCGGGGTCCGG
The window above is part of the Micromonospora inositola genome. Proteins encoded here:
- a CDS encoding ABC transporter permease — its product is MNLVRSELLKIRTTSTWWLLGIGAFLATALAFAVNAWLAHQVLSGHAEDFGVSGEQASAAGQAANLYTSGQYLGLLFVMLIGILMVTNEFFHQTATTTFLTTPRRTSVILSKLGAASLLGFGFWLATTVIDLAAGAIFLSADGHGAQLGEWTVHRALLLNLLAYAIWTILGVGIGTLIPNQLGAVITAAVLYLVGTQVVQLLFFLLSNWLDSQAVVKWQVVWPAVASQVMISGSSTELTPDWWVGALVLVGYALVSGVFGVLITRRRDIS
- a CDS encoding S1C family serine protease, whose amino-acid sequence is MTEYETDPQRSPAPADAEPSQPIAELSRVESGQSDPTTPAAAPVPADSPAAGTSAAPEATAAAPEPGPTAAFEAGRPEGAAPASPYAPPTATPSAPPYPVSGQPQPGTPWYGGQQQTGWAAGAHQGGTGYPPHVGGPVPPYLGHQAYQPHHPGQPHHPGQPVPPWGPAPAARPSRAGKFVGAGALVLALMFGSGVAGGALALALDGDSGGVTRTYSAAPVLNSADLPKIAAAVQDSVVSIITDNGEGSGVILSADGFVLTNNHVVASATGDTVKVVFADGKTAQAKIIGTDPKTDLAVVKASGVSGLKAAKFGDSDGMQVGDQVLALGSPLGLQGSVTAGILSARDRTIQAGEEGQQQNPGQAASSISGLLQTDAPINPGNSGGALVNTRGEVIGINTAIATAGQGSNGNIGVGFAIPSNKAKNVAEKLQRGEKVSHPSLGVSVNAAEDGGALVAAVTPGSAAEKAGLQRGDVITKFGDKAINDSNDLVGAVQSGKVGDRVEVQYKRNGSAQTATVTLAETS
- a CDS encoding GNAT family N-acetyltransferase, producing the protein MAVLHAAGAPLTTSGYTLLIADDPTLVAAAQRLRHQVFATELGATLHPGAAGLDTDDFDAHCDHLIVVHDSTAEVVGTYRLLPPGRTDRRYAAGEFDLAALDPLRDDLVEAGRSCVHPDHRSGAVINLMWAGITRYLHLRGSRWLGGCASVPVADGGSAAAEVWAQVRARHLAPPPLRVRPLRPWFAEAPVAVDPATLPPAERRALVPPLLRGYLRLGAWVCGEPAYDPDFGVADFYVLFSLDRMNPRYLRHFLGGEQ
- a CDS encoding lysophospholipid acyltransferase family protein, encoding MTVDGLWRPASGCGPDCLPLVVEPTVPALRRAGRLVGVLGMLVLGVGLAGLLAVLPAGERDAAVRGWARGTLRALGIRLVVRGRLPRRPALLVANHVSWLDVLAVLAVAPARMLAKREVRTWPLVGQLAAAAGTIFVDRARPRELPATVGRVAAALRAGHPVAVFPEGTTWCGEAADCRPGRGFRPAMFQAAVDAGAPVVPLRLGYGCGATGTATTAAAFLGDETLWDSVRRVLAARDLTLSVAVTAALHPAVDADRRLLARAAESAVHLVPGARRPAPPVPVRDLDLAA
- a CDS encoding ABC transporter ATP-binding protein; protein product: MSDGQRSPSAGSGQIVVSGLTKQYKKVRAVDDLSFTVEPGRVTGFLGPNGAGKTTTLRMLLNLVTPTAGTATIGGRRYADLTDPLRSVGAVLEASSAHKGRTGINHLRVICAAAGLPAYRADEAMALVGLTPAAKRKFKGYSLGMKQRLGIAAAMLGDPRVLILDEPANGLDPEGIRWMRGFLKGLAAEGRTVLVSSHLLSEMQLLADDVVIIAAGKLVRQGPVEQVIGSMAHGVRVRVRTPQAAELVAALREQAATVDTDEHGALLVSGVDAPTVGRTALAAKVELHELTTERPDLEGVFLELTAGKADIR
- a CDS encoding HAMP domain-containing sensor histidine kinase — protein: MNTLEQAKGRLRSVPLRVKLVTSVLALVAAALVVISALTTYFLRDYLIAQVDEQLRGDTVSVARALDQAGGGRLLVNIPSDYVAAQATPADGVQEPSRYSEMSTEELPRFPVDYAGYQARVGEPFTVRSEDGRTRWRMLYTDLGNGRIIAFGQHLTDVDLAVKRLIWIDLLVGGAVMIILASVGAAIVRTSLKPLVEIERTAAAIAGGDLTRRVPDPEEGRPCPTSELGRLSRALNAMLAQIEAAFTARAASEAAARSAEVSARDAAAAAQASEARARRSEERMRQFVADASHELRTPLTTIRGFAELYRQGAAREPEQTAGLLRRIEDEAARMGLLVEDLLLLARLDRERPIALAPVELPVLAGDAVQAARAVAPERRIELDIEPGAGALVVHGDDARLRQVIGNLMTNALTHTPPDTSVTLRLRTEPGNLAVVEVADTGPGLTPEQAERVFERFYRADAARTRRPSGATSTGLGLAIVSALVAAHHGTVEVAETPGGGATFRVKLPLLPGAPDQSD
- a CDS encoding PadR family transcriptional regulator, yielding MTAVFSHGRLRLYLLKLLDDGPRHGYELIRLLEDRFLGLYAPSAGTIYPRLQRLEVEGLVTHTAAGGRKVYEITDAGRAELRQRAGELATLESDITASVEDLSALAGEIQTEVRGSVRDLKRELREATRQTRQSRAARWEPPPARPATNGTPQPAESPLLAEFDQRLAAFTVEVGALVRAGRLSDSKLRTAIRVLDGALDGLRRLLR
- a CDS encoding response regulator transcription factor, which encodes MVATQTEARLLVVEDDPNILELLSASLRFAGFDVATATSGSAALNAAKDHRPDLVVLDVMLPDLDGFEVIRMLREGGTRTPVVFLTARDATDDKIRGLTLGGDDYVTKPFSLEELTARIRAVLRRTATGEQAPSRLTFADLELDEETHEVHRAGQRVQLSPTEFKLLRYLMLNANRVLSKAQILDHVWNYDFRGDDNIVESYISYLRRKVDNTQPRLIHTLRGVGYVLRKPAA
- a CDS encoding DUF4097 family beta strand repeat-containing protein encodes the protein MASWTVDSPQRITLDEPVTRLEVRLITGRLNVVGTDGPARVDVTRVGRRPVIVEHRDGRLHVGHERIPRWPGFLWWLGQLGRRFRAEVSIAVPADVLADLRLIDGSLVASGLRRETQVDVTSGQITLMGLRGRTAAKIISGPVEALGVAGDLTMETVSGEVILADSAAGRVQANTVSGAITCDLDNPRRSEIRLSTISGSVTVRVREDSDLAVHLHTTSGRITSGFPQVRGAGGFGATKDSHGVLGAGDGKLWASATSGSIALLARPVDETDEVDEEELP